The proteins below come from a single uncultured Carboxylicivirga sp. genomic window:
- a CDS encoding Rieske 2Fe-2S domain-containing protein, which yields MKKFWLVTLLIIATMACTKDSYNPIPNVSFRGTINLDLPQYNYSSFTILRATTGQTFGNNGVVVYWIPNTDAYAYDLMCPHEHEAPGYFYTKLEKKGDDEVVCPQCGTHYNLLANGAPTEGPSQYPLRQYTTYLNGSSLTISNGY from the coding sequence ATGAAAAAGTTCTGGTTAGTTACCCTGCTTATTATTGCCACAATGGCATGTACTAAAGATTCGTATAACCCTATACCAAATGTGTCGTTTAGGGGTACAATAAACCTTGATCTGCCTCAATACAATTACAGCTCGTTTACCATATTACGAGCCACCACTGGTCAAACATTTGGTAACAATGGTGTGGTTGTATACTGGATACCCAATACAGATGCATACGCTTATGATTTAATGTGTCCACACGAACATGAAGCGCCTGGATATTTTTATACTAAACTTGAGAAAAAAGGTGATGACGAGGTTGTTTGTCCCCAATGTGGAACTCACTATAATTTACTTGCGAACGGTGCTCCAACTGAAGGTCCGTCACAATATCCTTTACGACAATACACAACTTACCTAAACGGTTCTTCACTTACAATTTCCAACGGATATTAA
- the ahcY gene encoding adenosylhomocysteinase, with protein sequence MAENLTDKDFKVADLSQADYGRKEIEIAEKEMPGLMALRAKYGAEKPLKGARVMGSLHMTIQTAVLIETLVELGATVRWCSCNIYSTQDHAAAAIAQAGVPVFAWKGETLAEYWWCTERALDFGNGQGPDLIVDDGGDATLMIHKGAQALDDASILSADYSNEGEDFRELMALVNRTFAADPQRWANVAKGLKGVSEETTTGVHRLYQMMEKGELLFPAINVNDSVTKSKFDNLYGCRESLADGIKRGTDVMVAGKTVVVCGYGDVGKGCAQSMRGFGARVIVTEIDPICALQAAMEGYEVSTVEDALAEGDIYVTTTGNKDIIRIDHMEGMKDQAIVCNIGHFDNEIQVEKLENFPGIEEINIKPQVDQFRFPDGHSIILLSRGRLVNLGNATGHPSFVMSNSFTNQTLAQLELWQNDYEVGVYTLPKHLDEEVARLHLAKLGVKLTRLSDEQAAYLGISADGPYKPDHYRY encoded by the coding sequence ATGGCAGAAAATTTAACAGATAAAGACTTTAAGGTAGCCGACCTTAGTCAGGCTGATTATGGCCGTAAAGAAATTGAAATAGCAGAAAAAGAAATGCCTGGCTTAATGGCACTTCGTGCAAAATATGGCGCAGAAAAACCTTTGAAAGGTGCTCGTGTAATGGGATCGTTACATATGACCATTCAAACAGCTGTGTTAATCGAAACATTGGTTGAATTAGGTGCAACGGTTAGATGGTGTAGCTGTAATATTTATAGTACGCAAGATCACGCAGCTGCTGCTATTGCTCAAGCAGGTGTTCCGGTGTTTGCCTGGAAAGGTGAAACTTTAGCTGAATATTGGTGGTGTACCGAACGCGCTTTGGATTTTGGTAATGGACAAGGCCCAGATTTGATTGTTGATGATGGAGGTGATGCTACTTTAATGATTCATAAAGGGGCTCAGGCTTTGGATGATGCTTCTATTTTATCTGCTGATTATAGCAACGAAGGTGAAGATTTTAGAGAATTGATGGCGTTGGTAAATCGTACTTTTGCAGCAGATCCTCAACGTTGGGCCAATGTAGCTAAAGGTCTTAAGGGGGTTAGTGAAGAAACTACAACAGGAGTTCACCGTTTGTATCAAATGATGGAGAAAGGCGAATTGTTGTTCCCTGCTATTAATGTAAACGACTCGGTTACTAAATCAAAATTCGATAATCTATACGGCTGTCGCGAGAGTTTAGCTGATGGAATTAAGCGTGGTACCGATGTAATGGTTGCTGGTAAAACAGTTGTTGTTTGCGGATATGGTGATGTTGGTAAAGGATGTGCGCAAAGTATGCGTGGTTTCGGTGCTCGTGTTATTGTTACCGAAATTGATCCTATTTGTGCATTGCAAGCAGCCATGGAAGGATACGAAGTATCAACAGTAGAGGATGCATTAGCAGAAGGTGATATTTATGTAACTACCACAGGTAACAAAGATATTATCCGAATTGACCACATGGAGGGTATGAAAGATCAAGCAATTGTTTGTAATATTGGTCACTTTGATAATGAAATTCAAGTTGAGAAACTAGAGAATTTCCCCGGAATTGAAGAAATTAATATTAAGCCTCAGGTAGATCAATTCCGTTTCCCTGACGGACATAGCATTATTTTATTATCTCGCGGTCGCTTGGTAAACTTAGGTAATGCAACCGGTCACCCTAGTTTTGTGATGAGTAATTCATTTACTAACCAAACATTGGCTCAGTTAGAATTATGGCAAAACGACTACGAAGTAGGTGTATACACTTTACCAAAACATTTGGATGAGGAAGTGGCTCGTTTACATCTTGCTAAATTAGGTGTTAAATTAACACGTTTAAGCGATGAGCAAGCTGCTTATCTAGGTATCAGTGCTGATGGACCATATAAGCCTGATCATTATAGATACTAA
- a CDS encoding bifunctional riboflavin kinase/FAD synthetase produces the protein MKVHSDLSTFKAKHPVVTIGMFDGVHTGHRQLLAQLVEKAKLLNGEAVVITFWPHPRMVLNQDKENLRFLTSPEERTILFSQLGIDHLLLIPFTKELANHTSEEFVKQFLVDKIGIHHLLMGYNHRFGKDRESRFEKYIELAEKYNFGISRVEAVETAGLKTSSTDIRNHLLHGDIQKANQILGYHYLLSGRVMGGQQLGRRIGYPTANIEVNESFKLIPPDGVYACSVHVEGKKYGGMLNIGFRPTVNHNVDHRSLEVHIFDFNRDIYSEEIQVEFLQRVRNEMKFENVEALIEQLKRDEQSIRLIVDKLDID, from the coding sequence GTGAAAGTTCATTCTGATTTATCAACATTTAAAGCTAAGCATCCGGTTGTAACAATTGGTATGTTTGATGGGGTGCATACAGGACACAGGCAACTACTTGCTCAATTAGTTGAAAAAGCCAAGTTACTAAATGGAGAAGCTGTGGTAATTACATTTTGGCCTCATCCACGTATGGTGCTAAATCAGGATAAAGAAAATCTTCGCTTTCTTACTTCCCCCGAAGAAAGAACTATTTTATTTAGCCAGTTAGGTATCGATCATCTTTTGCTCATCCCTTTTACTAAAGAATTGGCTAATCATACCAGTGAAGAGTTTGTTAAGCAGTTTTTGGTTGATAAAATAGGGATTCATCATTTACTGATGGGTTATAATCATCGATTTGGGAAAGATCGAGAATCACGTTTTGAAAAATATATTGAGTTAGCTGAAAAATATAATTTTGGAATTTCACGTGTAGAAGCTGTTGAAACCGCAGGGTTAAAAACTAGTTCAACCGATATTCGAAATCACCTGTTGCATGGAGATATCCAAAAGGCAAATCAAATTTTAGGATATCATTATTTGTTAAGCGGTAGAGTAATGGGAGGTCAGCAATTAGGTAGGCGTATTGGTTATCCTACTGCTAATATCGAGGTAAACGAGTCTTTTAAGTTGATACCACCTGATGGAGTTTATGCTTGTTCGGTTCATGTCGAAGGTAAAAAGTACGGAGGTATGCTTAATATTGGATTTCGACCAACCGTGAATCATAATGTTGATCACCGCTCTTTAGAAGTTCATATTTTTGATTTTAACCGCGATATTTATTCCGAAGAGATTCAGGTTGAGTTCCTTCAGCGGGTTCGTAACGAAATGAAATTCGAGAATGTAGAAGCCCTTATCGAACAACTGAAAAGAGATGAACAATCTATCCGTTTAATTGTAGATAAACTAGATATCGATTAA
- a CDS encoding response regulator: MNKKYKALIVDDEPLARGIVRAYLKSFENIEVIEECANGFEALKAVKEHKPDLMFLDIQMPKVTGLELMEVIDEPVQVVFTTAYDQYALKAFELNAVDYLLKPFNEKRFNDAVQKILQKLDDGEDSNQKQIEVLREQSDDKLERIVVKNGNKLEVVLLNDILYLEAQDDYVMIYTSTTHYLKSKTMQYFEDHLPDRFIRIHRSYLVNAEKIKQLEPYNKDTQLAVINSNCKLRVSRTGYKKLKEILDF, translated from the coding sequence ATGAATAAAAAATACAAAGCATTGATTGTAGATGATGAGCCTCTTGCTCGTGGGATTGTACGTGCTTATTTGAAATCATTTGAAAATATTGAGGTGATTGAAGAATGTGCCAATGGTTTCGAAGCTCTTAAGGCAGTAAAGGAACATAAACCAGATCTTATGTTTCTCGACATTCAAATGCCCAAAGTAACCGGACTTGAATTGATGGAGGTGATTGATGAACCTGTACAGGTTGTGTTTACTACAGCATACGATCAGTATGCATTAAAAGCCTTTGAACTAAATGCTGTAGATTATCTCTTAAAGCCATTTAATGAAAAGCGTTTTAATGATGCTGTTCAAAAAATTTTACAGAAATTAGATGATGGAGAAGATTCAAATCAAAAGCAAATTGAGGTTTTGCGTGAGCAATCTGACGACAAGTTAGAACGTATTGTAGTAAAAAATGGGAATAAGTTAGAAGTAGTTTTGTTAAATGATATTTTATATCTCGAAGCCCAGGATGATTATGTAATGATTTATACAAGTACAACTCATTATTTAAAATCAAAAACAATGCAGTATTTCGAAGATCATTTACCTGATAGGTTTATTCGTATTCATAGAAGTTATCTGGTTAATGCTGAAAAAATAAAACAACTCGAGCCGTATAATAAAGACACTCAGTTGGCGGTGATAAATAGTAATTGTAAACTGCGTGTCAGCCGAACAGGATATAAGAAACTTAAAGAGATTCTTGATTTCTAA
- a CDS encoding histidine kinase yields the protein MRHPIVSELKVFRLYILAWLLFTAFHVFVDWLTFDIDAKTMLLDAVVFNSLMFFFGLSVWYPVLYVDNEKGLINTVTQFLAAGIVIVVVWLLIGILFLKLLLSPDKFALMFDDQSYIIRVVVGIFQFLLFVLVYYMFKFFNELDEKNRAQDHLNALLRETEFKALKSQMNPHFLFNSLNSISALTIINPDDAREMINKLSEFLRYSLKKNVETTLPLKEELSNVDRYMEIEKVRFGDRLKYTTHTDSQCLDMLLPVMLLQPIYENAVKYGVYESIEPVKVITYCECFDGFLKIRVINNFDEEALRSKKGEGVGLNNIRDRLYLIYGRTDLLSIIKEKGCFEVVIMIPQS from the coding sequence ATGCGACATCCAATAGTAAGCGAATTAAAGGTGTTTCGATTATACATTCTTGCATGGTTGCTATTTACTGCTTTTCATGTTTTTGTTGATTGGCTGACGTTTGATATCGATGCAAAGACAATGTTATTGGATGCTGTTGTTTTTAATTCATTAATGTTTTTCTTTGGATTGAGTGTTTGGTATCCTGTTTTATATGTTGATAATGAGAAGGGGTTAATAAATACTGTGACACAGTTTCTGGCTGCAGGAATTGTAATTGTTGTGGTTTGGTTACTTATTGGAATACTCTTCTTAAAGCTGTTATTGTCACCCGATAAATTCGCATTAATGTTTGATGATCAATCGTATATTATTAGGGTGGTTGTGGGAATTTTTCAGTTTTTGCTATTTGTGTTGGTGTATTATATGTTTAAATTTTTTAATGAACTGGATGAGAAAAACAGGGCTCAGGATCATTTAAATGCCTTATTACGCGAAACTGAATTTAAGGCTCTGAAATCACAGATGAACCCACATTTTTTATTCAACAGCTTAAATAGTATTAGTGCACTAACTATTATAAATCCTGACGATGCCAGAGAAATGATTAATAAACTCTCTGAATTCCTTCGATACTCTTTGAAGAAAAATGTAGAAACAACATTGCCTCTAAAAGAAGAATTAAGTAATGTAGATCGATACATGGAAATCGAAAAAGTTAGGTTTGGTGATCGGTTGAAGTATACAACTCATACAGATAGCCAATGTCTGGATATGTTATTGCCTGTAATGCTGCTTCAACCAATTTACGAAAATGCTGTTAAATATGGGGTGTACGAAAGCATTGAGCCTGTTAAGGTAATTACGTATTGTGAATGCTTTGACGGATTTTTAAAAATAAGAGTGATTAATAATTTTGATGAAGAGGCATTACGAAGTAAAAAGGGTGAGGGTGTTGGCTTAAATAACATTAGAGATAGATTATATCTTATTTATGGGCGAACAGATTTATTAAGCATAATCAAAGAAAAGGGATGTTTTGAAGTGGTGATAATGATTCCTCAATCGTAA
- a CDS encoding DUF5668 domain-containing protein yields the protein MKEFNNRFEQRKPRSERATTGIFFIVAGLVLLLANLDVLPYQVSDVIFRWPMILIAFGFFNLLKRQYSGAIVLFAIGGFFMAPHLFPYVDFHDIFRFWPLLFVIIGISIFFRQKSRYTHRQIHASKGELIDEVNVFGGGVSQIESNNFKGGQITAIFGGSEINLERCELSEEGALIEMVTIFGGAKLIVPRGWHVKTEVVSIFGGFADKRTYYNETVTDPSKILVIKGVAIFGGGELRNF from the coding sequence ATGAAAGAATTTAATAATAGGTTTGAACAGCGTAAACCTAGATCAGAAAGGGCTACAACAGGTATTTTCTTTATAGTAGCTGGTTTGGTTTTATTGTTAGCCAATTTAGATGTTTTGCCATATCAGGTAAGTGATGTAATCTTCAGGTGGCCGATGATTTTGATTGCCTTTGGTTTTTTTAATCTTCTAAAACGGCAATATAGTGGGGCAATTGTTTTATTTGCTATTGGTGGTTTTTTTATGGCTCCTCACTTATTTCCATATGTTGATTTTCACGACATCTTCCGCTTTTGGCCTTTATTATTTGTAATAATTGGTATTTCTATTTTCTTTAGACAAAAATCAAGGTATACACATCGTCAGATACATGCCTCAAAAGGCGAATTGATTGATGAAGTAAATGTGTTTGGAGGAGGAGTAAGTCAGATTGAATCCAATAATTTTAAAGGTGGTCAGATAACTGCTATTTTTGGAGGTAGTGAAATTAATCTTGAACGATGTGAATTGTCCGAAGAAGGTGCTTTAATTGAGATGGTTACCATTTTTGGTGGAGCAAAGCTAATTGTGCCTCGAGGATGGCATGTAAAAACCGAAGTAGTTTCTATTTTTGGCGGATTTGCCGATAAACGAACTTATTATAACGAAACCGTTACTGATCCAAGTAAAATATTGGTAATAAAAGGAGTTGCTATATTTGGCGGCGGAGAACTACGCAATTTCTAG
- a CDS encoding DUF2752 domain-containing protein: MKKENKINDWKIFQFFLIIGLSLGLLYPLVSYRSITEIHCPFNHLNANPCPSCGLSRAWYLLYNGHFEDALEANSNAYSLLMLLIIQIIWRGWIIIKATEGKNIIVWDIIVTLSSIALLAGNYLKDLLHFMSYH; the protein is encoded by the coding sequence ATGAAGAAAGAAAATAAAATCAACGATTGGAAGATCTTTCAATTCTTCCTTATAATTGGCTTAAGTTTAGGCTTATTATATCCTCTTGTTAGCTACCGTAGCATTACCGAAATCCATTGTCCATTTAATCATCTTAATGCAAATCCTTGCCCATCTTGCGGTTTATCCCGAGCCTGGTATCTACTATATAATGGTCATTTTGAAGATGCTTTAGAAGCCAACTCTAACGCCTATAGTTTATTAATGTTATTGATTATTCAAATTATCTGGCGTGGATGGATTATTATTAAAGCAACCGAAGGCAAAAACATCATCGTTTGGGATATCATAGTAACATTGTCTTCGATTGCATTATTAGCAGGAAATTACTTAAAAGATCTGCTTCACTTTATGAGCTATCACTAA
- a CDS encoding cob(I)yrinic acid a,c-diamide adenosyltransferase produces the protein MKIYTKTGDRGQTGLMGGVRVSKDDIRVDTYGTFDEVNSFLGLLRTKLDPDHAWQDRLHRIQVEMMNTMSHLATPTELKDKNQMPLPVDMDVFCEQWIDEIENSLSSKSDYFILPGGNEVSALCHVVRSQLRRGERKLISLHNQHKVDRSILLFINRLSDLFFSLSRAALEEANLPEERWRAFLYNREEK, from the coding sequence ATGAAGATATATACAAAAACAGGCGATAGAGGACAAACCGGTTTAATGGGAGGTGTTAGAGTAAGTAAAGATGATATTAGAGTTGATACTTATGGAACCTTCGACGAAGTAAATTCTTTTCTTGGATTGTTGCGTACTAAATTGGATCCTGATCATGCATGGCAGGACAGGCTGCATCGTATTCAGGTTGAAATGATGAATACCATGTCGCATTTAGCAACTCCTACTGAGTTAAAAGATAAGAATCAAATGCCATTGCCTGTTGATATGGATGTGTTTTGTGAACAATGGATAGATGAAATTGAGAACTCGCTTAGTAGTAAATCTGATTACTTTATTTTACCTGGAGGTAATGAAGTCTCTGCATTGTGTCATGTGGTACGAAGCCAGTTAAGAAGAGGTGAGCGTAAGTTAATCAGTTTGCATAACCAACATAAAGTCGATCGTTCAATTTTGTTATTTATAAATCGATTATCTGATCTGTTTTTTAGTTTATCGCGGGCTGCTTTGGAAGAAGCCAATTTGCCCGAAGAACGTTGGAGAGCATTTTTGTACAACCGCGAAGAAAAATAA
- the pdxH gene encoding pyridoxamine 5'-phosphate oxidase codes for MNKLADLRDDYTKGSLNRDDLSENPFDQFHNWMQQAIESKCLHPNAMSIATVNNDGMPNVRVVLLKDVSSNGFVFFTNYHSQKGNELTNNPKACINFFWGELERQVRISGTIKKLPAHLSEEYFQSRPRASQIGAIVSPQSQIIPDDEYLTQKYQELENTYKNKSIPRPENWGGYLLSPQQIEFWQGRTSRLHDRFLYTKQADSWIINRLAP; via the coding sequence ATGAATAAACTAGCCGATTTAAGAGACGATTATACCAAAGGTTCATTAAACAGAGATGATCTAAGTGAAAATCCCTTTGATCAATTTCATAATTGGATGCAACAGGCAATCGAAAGCAAGTGCTTGCATCCAAATGCAATGAGCATAGCCACAGTTAACAATGATGGAATGCCCAATGTTAGAGTTGTGCTTTTAAAAGATGTTAGCAGCAATGGATTTGTGTTTTTCACCAATTATCATAGCCAAAAAGGAAATGAGCTAACCAACAATCCCAAAGCTTGCATAAATTTCTTTTGGGGTGAACTGGAAAGACAGGTAAGAATCAGTGGAACTATTAAGAAGCTACCAGCTCATTTATCCGAAGAATACTTTCAATCTCGTCCACGTGCTAGCCAGATAGGTGCTATTGTATCTCCTCAAAGCCAAATTATACCGGATGATGAGTATCTTACTCAAAAGTATCAGGAATTGGAGAATACGTACAAAAATAAGTCCATCCCCCGACCTGAAAATTGGGGCGGCTATTTATTAAGCCCGCAACAAATTGAGTTTTGGCAGGGGCGAACCAGCAGACTACACGATAGATTTCTATATACAAAACAAGCCGATTCATGGATCATAAACCGGCTTGCTCCTTAA
- a CDS encoding ATP-binding cassette domain-containing protein, giving the protein MSELLLEALMQIFALLTDQKEEQETGNGVAAVKNFLSRNLNNDFVEMALERYNFYIKKYHANSYSHDQEARDKQASYNIDKLKAICDELNQELELSTKFLLVSNMLNFIMRDEVVSEAEGFFTDQLAESLLLDMDDYANLRQFVVDHPLGVNHKENVLLISGQHEKPDEQIKHLYNPKQQVFVWVLHIKATNQFVFRYSGNRNLYLNGHKVEQNRATFIVPGSVIKTSRIAPVYYGTIAEKFIARADRGRIVYRALDVSYKFNYNQIGIHPFSFTGRSGQLVGVMGGSGTGKSTLLNVLNGQLQLDTGKITINGYDLHHEHEALEGVIGYVPQDDLLKEELTVFENLFYNARLCFSHFTEEKIIEVVERALHDFDLVEARDLVVGSPLNKILSGGQRKRLNIALELIREPSVLFVDEPTSGLSSMDSEKVMLLLKRQTLKGRLVIINIHQPSSDLYKLLDKLLIIDKGGRIIYNGNPTNAITYFKQMAHYVNPEESECYACGNIHTEQPLRIIEARMVNANGRLVRRRKVSPEEWYQHYLEKFENKFEWKTKPVADKREKLPPNLYNIPGRFEQFKIYFKRDVLSKIKNKQYIFINLLEAPILALILGFFTKFISGENGDANVYLFSKNVNLPAYLFMSVVVSLFLGLTVSAEEIFKDKRLLQREAFLNLSRSSFLNAKVVILFIISAIQTLSFVLIGNSILEIDGLNFGYWAILFTTACFANMVGLNISSGLNSVVTIYILIPLILVPQLLFSGVIVGFDKLHKTIASEQYVPRIGDLMASRWSYEALAVNQYMNNDYEKLFFDIEKEVSNTSYKGNVLIPELIDINTQCKSYMEDNQKDALAVKSRLLISEVIKLSNRSLSHFPAISFFVSGKVKYSDDVYEQINSFLEQKRKEYHKQYRKAKTEKDQRYKDMIAEYGSVDEFLSFKKTYQNEALEELVLNKLELQQVEVTDQYVIQKRHPIFKEPVSNWGRAHFYSASKRVMGIKIPTPLFNTIVIWLGIIIFYITLYFDVLRRIIHYFETFKLRRMNKRLQNIRP; this is encoded by the coding sequence ATGAGTGAATTATTGCTGGAGGCATTGATGCAGATCTTTGCTTTGTTGACTGATCAAAAAGAAGAACAGGAAACAGGCAATGGAGTTGCTGCGGTTAAAAATTTCTTGTCGCGCAACCTCAATAACGATTTTGTTGAAATGGCCTTGGAGCGATATAATTTTTATATCAAAAAATACCACGCCAACTCTTATAGCCACGATCAGGAAGCTCGTGACAAACAGGCATCATATAATATTGATAAGCTAAAAGCTATTTGTGATGAGCTAAACCAGGAATTAGAACTTTCTACTAAATTTTTGCTGGTTAGTAATATGCTTAACTTTATTATGCGTGATGAAGTTGTATCTGAAGCAGAAGGTTTTTTTACCGATCAATTGGCAGAAAGTCTTCTGTTGGATATGGATGACTACGCCAATTTAAGGCAGTTTGTAGTAGATCATCCATTGGGCGTTAATCACAAAGAAAATGTGTTGCTAATTAGTGGGCAGCACGAAAAGCCCGACGAGCAAATCAAGCATCTGTACAATCCAAAGCAACAAGTGTTTGTATGGGTTTTACATATAAAAGCAACCAATCAGTTTGTTTTCCGATATTCAGGTAATCGTAACTTGTATCTTAACGGACATAAGGTGGAACAAAATCGTGCTACTTTTATTGTTCCTGGATCGGTTATTAAAACCTCTCGTATTGCTCCGGTTTATTATGGAACTATTGCTGAGAAATTTATTGCTCGTGCCGATAGAGGCCGAATTGTTTACAGAGCACTGGACGTATCATATAAATTCAATTATAACCAGATTGGAATTCACCCGTTTAGTTTTACCGGTAGATCTGGTCAGCTTGTTGGTGTAATGGGAGGTAGTGGAACCGGTAAATCCACTTTGTTAAATGTGCTGAATGGCCAACTTCAGCTTGATACTGGTAAAATTACCATTAATGGCTATGATTTACATCACGAGCATGAAGCGCTGGAAGGGGTTATTGGTTATGTACCTCAAGATGACCTATTGAAAGAGGAATTAACCGTATTTGAAAACCTTTTTTATAATGCACGTTTGTGTTTTAGCCATTTTACCGAAGAAAAAATTATTGAGGTTGTAGAGCGTGCTTTACACGATTTTGATTTGGTGGAAGCTCGTGATTTAGTGGTAGGTTCGCCCTTAAATAAAATTTTGAGCGGAGGCCAACGTAAGCGTTTGAATATTGCTCTTGAGCTCATCCGAGAACCGTCTGTTTTATTTGTTGATGAACCAACATCAGGTTTATCTTCAATGGATTCGGAAAAGGTAATGTTACTATTAAAGCGGCAGACCTTGAAGGGGCGATTGGTTATTATTAATATACACCAGCCAAGTAGCGATTTATATAAATTGCTTGATAAGTTATTGATAATAGATAAGGGAGGACGTATTATCTATAATGGTAATCCCACAAATGCTATTACTTATTTTAAGCAGATGGCTCACTACGTTAATCCCGAAGAGAGTGAATGCTATGCCTGTGGTAATATTCATACCGAACAGCCACTTCGAATTATCGAGGCCCGTATGGTAAATGCCAACGGACGGTTGGTTCGTCGTAGAAAAGTATCGCCCGAAGAATGGTATCAGCACTACCTCGAAAAATTTGAGAATAAGTTTGAATGGAAAACCAAACCTGTTGCAGATAAAAGGGAGAAATTACCACCTAACTTATATAATATTCCGGGAAGGTTTGAGCAGTTTAAAATATATTTTAAACGCGATGTTTTATCAAAAATAAAAAATAAGCAATACATATTTATTAACTTGCTTGAAGCCCCAATCTTAGCATTGATTCTTGGTTTTTTCACTAAGTTTATCAGTGGCGAAAATGGTGATGCAAATGTTTATTTATTCAGTAAAAATGTAAACTTACCTGCTTATTTATTTATGTCAGTTGTGGTTTCGTTGTTTCTGGGACTAACCGTTAGCGCAGAAGAAATATTTAAAGATAAGCGGCTGTTGCAACGCGAGGCTTTTTTGAATTTAAGTCGATCCAGTTTTTTAAATGCTAAGGTGGTCATCCTTTTTATTATTTCCGCTATTCAAACTTTAAGCTTTGTTCTGATTGGGAATAGTATTTTGGAAATAGATGGGCTAAATTTTGGATATTGGGCTATTTTATTTACCACAGCTTGTTTTGCCAATATGGTTGGGCTTAATATAAGTAGCGGATTAAATTCGGTTGTAACTATTTATATTCTTATTCCTCTTATTTTAGTGCCACAGCTTCTTTTTAGTGGTGTTATTGTTGGGTTTGATAAATTACATAAAACAATCGCCTCGGAGCAATACGTTCCACGTATTGGTGATTTAATGGCTTCTCGATGGTCGTACGAAGCCTTGGCTGTTAATCAATATATGAACAACGATTACGAAAAACTCTTTTTTGATATCGAAAAAGAAGTGAGTAATACATCATATAAGGGTAATGTTCTTATTCCTGAGTTGATTGATATTAACACTCAGTGTAAATCTTACATGGAAGATAATCAGAAAGATGCACTTGCTGTTAAGTCACGTTTGTTAATTTCTGAAGTTATCAAACTTAGCAATCGATCGTTGTCGCATTTCCCTGCTATTTCGTTTTTTGTAAGTGGGAAAGTAAAATATTCTGATGATGTTTATGAGCAAATTAATTCCTTTTTAGAGCAAAAGAGAAAAGAATATCATAAACAATATAGAAAAGCTAAAACGGAAAAAGATCAACGGTATAAAGATATGATTGCTGAGTACGGATCTGTTGATGAATTTCTTTCATTCAAAAAAACATATCAAAATGAAGCTCTTGAAGAATTAGTGTTGAATAAGCTGGAATTGCAGCAGGTTGAGGTCACCGATCAATATGTAATTCAAAAGCGACACCCCATATTTAAAGAACCTGTTTCGAATTGGGGTAGAGCGCATTTCTATTCAGCATCAAAAAGGGTAATGGGAATTAAAATACCAACCCCTTTGTTTAATACCATTGTAATTTGGTTAGGTATTATTATATTCTATATCACTCTTTATTTTGATGTATTGCGAAGAATTATTCATTACTTCGAAACATTTAAGTTGAGGCGAATGAATAAACGTTTACAGAATATTAGACCATAA